From the Deltaproteobacteria bacterium genome, the window GGCAGCCTCAACCTTTCCGCCTGACGGACCCTTCGCCGGGGTCCCTTTTCTGATCAAAGACCTGGATTACGCTTATGCCGGCGTTCCTATGGCCTCGGGCTGCAAGTCTCTAAAAAACTATGTGCCCTCTCATGATGATGAAATGGTTGTGCGTTTTAAAAAAGCCGGATTGGTGATCCTGGGCAAGACCAATACCCCGGAATTCGGCCTGTTGGGAGTTACCGAACCTGTACTTTTCGGCCCCTGCCGCAACCCCTGGAATACAGCCCACACCCCCGGCGGCTCCAGCGGCGGCTCGGCGGCCGCGGTAGCCGCGGGCCTGGTCCCCCTGGCCGCCGGCGGGGACGGCGGCGGGTCCATCCGTATCCCCTCGGCCTATTGCGGCCTCTTCGGTTTGAAGCCGAGCCGGGGACGCAATCCTTCCGGCCCGGACTCGGGTCAGGTCTGGTTAGGGGCGGTTCAGAATCATGTCCTCACCAGGTCGGTCCGTGACAGTGCGGCCATGCTGGACGCCACTCAGGGCCCGGACCGGGGCGCCCCTTATGAAATTCGTCCTCCCGAAGGCCCTTTTCTAAAAGAGCTGGACAAAGATCCCGGCCAATTGAAAATCGCTTTTAACAGCCGATCTCCCATCGGAACCCCGGTCGACCCGGAATGTGTCCGGGCCGTGGAAGAGGCCGCCCGTCTTTTGGAAAGTTTAGGACACCATCTGGAAGAAGCCCGGCCGGACGTTGACGGCAAGGGTTTGGCCAAAAGCTATCTGGCCTTGTATTTCGGTTTGGTGGCGGCTCATATTGAAGAGTTGGAAGCGGTGCTCAAGCGGAAAGCCCGGTCGGGGGACGTTGAACTCCTGACCTGGACCCTGTGCCTGCTCGGCCGCACCTTTTCTGCCGGATACCTCTACCAGGCCTTGCTCCAATGGGACCGGGCAGCCCGGCAGATGGGTCTTTTCTTTGGGAAGTATGACCTCTACCTGACCCCGACCACAGCCTATCCGCCGGCCAAAATCGGTGAACTGCAACCCAAGGCCTCGGAGGTCCTAATGATGAAGACGGTCAATGCCTTGAAATTGGGCCACCTCTTAAAGGGCCTGGGTCTGGTGGACCAGATGGCGGAAAAGAGCCTGGAAAGAACGCCTTTCACCCAATTAGCCAATTTGACCGGATTGCCGGCCATGTCGATACCCCTTTCCTGGACCGCGGACGGTCTGCCCTGCGGCGTTCAATTCATCGGACCTTTCGGGGAGGAAGCCCGGCTCTTCCGCCTGGCCGCCCAATTGGAAAAGGCCCGGCCCTGGTTTGGTAAGCGGCCGTCATTGCAGGTCTGAAAAAATAGTGTCTGACACATAGGGCAACACGCCACCACCTCCGGATCAGCTTCTTTTATCCTGGATTCCAATTAATAAGCCCTTGTTCAACCACCTTATTTTATTTATTTTTTAGACTTTTTTTCTTCCCTTTTTTCTTCTTGACCCTCGCTCTCTCATATCTTATACTCTTCCCATCTAATAGGAAAAAGGACGAAAATTGATTTCTGAATCCACTCCTGCCTGCCCACGACAGACACTCAAAGAACAGCTCCGTCTATTTGCCTTTGAGGATGTTCTTTTGCCACCGTCCGAAGTCTTGAGTCAATGTTTGTTGGAATTGAGTAAGCGGGAAAGATTGGCTGCTCTCCTGGAAGGAGAATTAAATTTTCATGGTGAAAAAAATGGATACGCTTCTCATGATCTTCATTCCTTTGCCGCAAAATTCCCCCCCCAATTGCCCCGGGCATTTATAAGGGGTTTGAGCAATCCAGGTGATGTTGTTCTGGACCCTATGATGGGATCGGGGACAACTGTTGTTGAGGCATCTCAGGAGAAACGCCAGGCAATTGGGATTGATATTGATCCCTTGGCGTTGCGGTTAGGCCGTGCCAAAACGATGGCCAATGACTTGTTCACGATTCGAGATTCATGGAATAAAGTCATTAAAAAGGCTATCGAATTGCTCTCCCAAAAAGAAAGGATCGAACAATACCTTTCTCAATTTTTTGATGATCGAACAAAATCTTTTGTGGATTATTGGTTTCTGCCAGAAACCCAACGTGAGCTAATGGCCTTAGCAATGGCCATTCAAGAAATCACGGACAAACCCTCTCGCCACTTCCTCGAGTTGATATTTTCTTCGATCATCATCACCAAATCCGGGGGTGTTTCAAAAGCACGGGATCTGGCCCATAGCCGACCGCATCTTGACCCAACGAAAACACCTAAAAACGCCTTGGAGCAATTTTCGATTCGAATGCGCAAAAACCTCAATAACCTTGAAGAGATGGAGACGATTGGCAAATCGACCAAGGTTATCGCCGGAGATGCGCGCTCTATGCCGATCGCTAATGAAGCCGTTGATCTCATTGTAACTTCACCCCCTTATGCCAATGCCATTGATTACATGCGTGCCCATAAATTCTCCCTGGTCTGGTTTGGAAAGTCAATCTCAGATCTATCAAAACTACGTGCTGAATATATTGGTTCCGAACGTATCGGACAGATTCCGTGCGTTGCGCTTCCTGATCGGCCGCAAAGGATTCTGCAGCGTCTTCAAGAGCTTGATCACAAAAAATCAGAAATTCTTCGAAAATACTTCATTGAGATGAAGGCCATACTTTCAGAAATGTTTCGTGTCCTTCGCAAAAACTCCGCTGCCATTGTTGTTGTTGGGACCTCCGTTATGCGGAACCTGGACGTCCAGACCCATGATGGCCTTGCTGATATTGCCGCATCATTGGGCTTTGATGTAGTTGGGGTAAAACAACGTATTTTAGATCGCAATAGACGTATGATGCCAGCCCGTTTCGGCAAAAAATCAGATTCGATGATTGAGCAAAGGATGCATGAAGAATACGTTATCGGACTCTTGAAACCGGGATCTACTGAAATTTCTGCGTAGTTTTCTAAAAAATGAGGATTCTATGACTGTTGCTCAGATCCGAAGAACTTACCATCAGAATATTTGTAAAAAAATTATAGCCCTGAAAAAAGGGATCCCGAATTTTTCCGATAGCGGTAGCAGAGGAAGCGTTGCTATTGCCATGGAAATCGTCAAGCATCTGAATTGT encodes:
- a CDS encoding amidase, giving the protein MSRFPEYDRYDGLGLAGLVRQRQIHSMDLCEEAIDRIERINPKINAVVTKMVDQGRQAASTFPPDGPFAGVPFLIKDLDYAYAGVPMASGCKSLKNYVPSHDDEMVVRFKKAGLVILGKTNTPEFGLLGVTEPVLFGPCRNPWNTAHTPGGSSGGSAAAVAAGLVPLAAGGDGGGSIRIPSAYCGLFGLKPSRGRNPSGPDSGQVWLGAVQNHVLTRSVRDSAAMLDATQGPDRGAPYEIRPPEGPFLKELDKDPGQLKIAFNSRSPIGTPVDPECVRAVEEAARLLESLGHHLEEARPDVDGKGLAKSYLALYFGLVAAHIEELEAVLKRKARSGDVELLTWTLCLLGRTFSAGYLYQALLQWDRAARQMGLFFGKYDLYLTPTTAYPPAKIGELQPKASEVLMMKTVNALKLGHLLKGLGLVDQMAEKSLERTPFTQLANLTGLPAMSIPLSWTADGLPCGVQFIGPFGEEARLFRLAAQLEKARPWFGKRPSLQV
- a CDS encoding site-specific DNA-methyltransferase; protein product: MISESTPACPRQTLKEQLRLFAFEDVLLPPSEVLSQCLLELSKRERLAALLEGELNFHGEKNGYASHDLHSFAAKFPPQLPRAFIRGLSNPGDVVLDPMMGSGTTVVEASQEKRQAIGIDIDPLALRLGRAKTMANDLFTIRDSWNKVIKKAIELLSQKERIEQYLSQFFDDRTKSFVDYWFLPETQRELMALAMAIQEITDKPSRHFLELIFSSIIITKSGGVSKARDLAHSRPHLDPTKTPKNALEQFSIRMRKNLNNLEEMETIGKSTKVIAGDARSMPIANEAVDLIVTSPPYANAIDYMRAHKFSLVWFGKSISDLSKLRAEYIGSERIGQIPCVALPDRPQRILQRLQELDHKKSEILRKYFIEMKAILSEMFRVLRKNSAAIVVVGTSVMRNLDVQTHDGLADIAASLGFDVVGVKQRILDRNRRMMPARFGKKSDSMIEQRMHEEYVIGLLKPGSTEISA